In the genome of Fusobacterium necrogenes, one region contains:
- a CDS encoding YegS/Rv2252/BmrU family lipid kinase: MKKVKFIYNPFSGEGIIVKNLDIIINKYQTKGFTIIPFRISNEQNLKEAFFDIDNSYHHILVAGGDGTINQIINLIKHNNIDIPLALLPAGTANDFAKYIGMSSNIEESCNKILSGKVKKIDLGKANDKYFINVFSFGLFTDISQKTPTQLKNNLGKLAYYLNGIKELPSFRKLDIKVISDEFFYEGNALIFFTFNGRTAGNINISYKSEINDGLLDIIIVKGDNIRSTILSLLEFLRSEHLEKPKDIIHFKSSDFIVEYSDFKLNSDIDGEIGPISPIHVTCVKNGLKIIY, translated from the coding sequence ATGAAAAAAGTTAAATTTATATATAATCCTTTTTCCGGAGAAGGAATAATTGTAAAGAATCTAGATATAATTATAAATAAATACCAAACCAAAGGTTTTACAATAATCCCATTTAGAATTTCTAATGAACAAAATTTAAAAGAAGCATTTTTTGATATAGATAACTCTTACCATCATATTCTAGTAGCTGGTGGTGACGGAACTATCAACCAAATTATAAATTTGATAAAACATAATAATATTGATATCCCACTTGCTTTACTCCCAGCAGGAACAGCAAATGACTTTGCTAAATATATTGGAATGTCGTCTAATATAGAAGAATCTTGTAATAAAATTCTCTCTGGAAAAGTAAAAAAAATAGACTTAGGTAAGGCTAATGATAAATATTTTATCAATGTATTTAGTTTTGGTCTTTTTACAGATATTTCTCAAAAAACACCTACACAACTAAAAAATAATTTGGGTAAATTAGCTTACTACCTTAATGGCATAAAAGAACTCCCTTCTTTTAGAAAACTGGATATTAAAGTCATATCTGATGAATTCTTTTATGAAGGAAATGCTCTTATTTTTTTTACATTTAATGGACGTACCGCTGGAAATATAAATATCTCTTATAAAAGTGAAATAAATGATGGTCTCTTAGATATTATAATTGTAAAAGGAGATAATATTCGTTCAACTATATTATCACTTCTTGAATTTCTCAGATCTGAACATCTTGAAAAACCTAAAGATATTATTCACTTTAAAAGCTCAGACTTTATAGTTGAGTACTCTGACTTTAAACTAAATAGTGATATTGATGGTGAAATAGGTCCTATTTCTCCTATACATGTTACTTGTGTTAAAAACGGATTGAAGATTATTTATTAA
- the murI gene encoding glutamate racemase has translation MTNKQSIGIFDSGVGGTTILKEILSILPHENILYYGDSKNSPYGQKNTQEIKDLCYKILDFFMEKNCKVVVIACNTATAAALESLKKRYPIPIIGVINAGVKEALKLTKNKNIAILATPFTVSSRAYIKELTKFSTNILISQEGCPEFSTMIEIGWEKFKNREELLKQHISKLSKEADTLILGCTHYPLIRKDIEKQFSGNIVDPAVETALELFNLLKFNNNLNNSDSSGDLNFFISGDKNSFKIIAEKFLGLKINNIYSI, from the coding sequence ATGACAAATAAACAGAGCATAGGAATTTTTGATTCTGGAGTAGGTGGAACTACGATTCTAAAAGAAATATTGAGTATCCTTCCACATGAAAATATACTTTATTATGGTGATAGTAAAAACTCTCCATATGGTCAAAAAAATACTCAAGAGATTAAAGATTTATGTTATAAAATTTTAGATTTTTTTATGGAAAAAAATTGTAAAGTAGTAGTCATAGCCTGTAATACAGCCACAGCCGCTGCTCTTGAGTCTTTGAAGAAAAGATACCCCATACCAATAATAGGTGTTATAAATGCTGGAGTAAAAGAAGCATTAAAGCTTACAAAAAATAAAAATATAGCTATTTTAGCTACCCCTTTTACTGTCTCATCAAGAGCGTACATAAAAGAATTGACAAAATTTTCAACAAATATATTAATTTCTCAAGAGGGATGTCCAGAATTTTCTACAATGATAGAAATAGGATGGGAAAAATTTAAAAATAGAGAAGAATTATTAAAACAACATATTAGTAAACTTTCTAAAGAAGCAGATACTCTAATTTTAGGCTGTACCCATTACCCTCTCATTAGAAAAGATATTGAAAAACAATTTTCTGGAAACATAGTTGATCCTGCAGTAGAAACTGCTTTAGAGTTATTTAATCTACTTAAATTCAATAATAATTTAAATAATTCTGATAGTTCAGGGGATTTAAATTTCTTTATCTCTGGAGATAAAAATTCTTTTAAAATAATTGCTGAAAAATTTTTAGGTTTAAAAATCAACAATATATATTCAATTTAA